CGAAGTCGATAAGGGAGTGGAGCTGTGATTGAACGATATACTCTGCCCGCCATGCAGGCCATTTGGGATTTAGAAAATAGATTTAAATGTATGCAAGAGGTGGAAGTGGCCGTCGCCCTTGTGCAAGCGGACTTAAACATTATTCCTAAACAGGCGGCCCAAGACATTGCAGCGAAGTCTAAGTTCAGTGTACCCAGAATTGCTGAAATAGAAGCGGAAACAAAACACGATGTGATCGCCTTTGTTTCTAACTTAGCTGAAAACGTCGGGGACTCAGGAAAATACATTCATTATGGGCTTACCTCTTCGGATGTGATTGATACGGCTACCAGTTTACAAATCAAAAAAGCGGGCGAACTGGTGTCACAAAAAATTGTAGACCTTAAAGCGGCCTTAAAAAAATTGATTTTAGAACATAGCTCGACTCTTTGTAGTGGCCGTACCCATGGGATGCACGCTGAGCCCACGACTTTTGGTATGAAACTTCTTGGGTTTTATGTAGAGCTTAGCCGTAATGAACAGAGATTTTCTGCTGCGATTGAGCAAGCTAGCATTGGTAAACTCAGTGGGGCCGTAGGCACATATTCTGTGCTAGACCGAGATGTTGAAGTGAATGTTTGTAAAGCTCTTGGCCTTACGCCTGAAACAGTAGCCACTCAGGTCATCCCCAGGGATCGTCATGCCGAGGTGATCTATGCGATCAGTATGTTAGGGGCTGGACTTGAGCGTCTTTCTGTAGAGTTAAGACATTTACAGCGTACAGAAGTGGCAGAGGTGTATGAGGGATTTAGTAAAGGTCAAAAAGGATCTTCAGCCATGCCTCATAAAAAAAATCCCATCAGTGCTGAAAATCTTACGGGTATAGCAAGACTTCTGCGTGGATATTTGGTCGCGGCTCATGAAAACATTGCCTTATGGCATGAACGCGACATCAGTCACTCTTCTGTAGAACGAGTGATCTTTCCTGATGCGTTTATTTTGATTCACTATGCTTTAGATCGTATGACTCAAGTCTTAGGTCGTTTAGAAGTGGACAAAGAACGCATGAAAAAAAATATGGATGGATCAAACGGTCACCTGTTCTCATCGCATGTACTGCTCGCTTTGATAGAAACAGGACTTAGCCGTGAAGACGCCTATAAGATCGTGCAACGAAATGCTCACGCTTTGCAAGTGGGTGAGCATTTGCGGGATAAACTCTTGCAAGACCCAGAGGTGTCGTCGCGTGTGAATGCTCAAACTTTAGATCAGATCTTTTCGGGTCAAAGACATATCGAATCCATTCAAAAAATTATTCCTAGAGTTCTAGGTTAAGAGGAGTAAAAAGTATGACACAGGTGCAGTCACAACACTTTAAGCGAGGCGACCTGCAGTACGAAGGCAAAGCCAAACAGGCCTATGCGGTCAAAGGCGATGAGGATAAGATGTGGCTGAGCTTTAAAGATTCTCTGACAGCGTTTAACGCTTTGAAAAAAGGATCGTTTGAAGACAAAGGCAAGGTGAATCTGTCAATCACCGAGATCATCTTTAATGAACTTCATAAACATGACATCAAAACCCATTGGGTCACACGCGTTGGGGACACCGATCTTGTGGTGCAGAAACTAGAGATGATTCCTCTAGAGGTTGTGATAAGGAATGTTTTGGCGGGAAGCACAGCTAAAAAATTTGAAATGCAGTCTGGAGAGGTTTTAAATCCTCCAATTTATGAACTCTTTTATAAAAATGATGCCCTAGGTGACCCTTTTATCAATGATTCACAAGCTCTATTTTTAAAGGCAGTCACATCTCAAGAGGATTTACTACGTATTCAAAAGATCGCTTTAAAGATCAATGAGATTTTGCAAAATATATTTAAAGCGATAGATATTCAGCTTGTAGATTTTAAAATTGAATTTGGTTGGGGCAAAGATGGAGAGATTCATTTAGGGGATGAAATCTCACCTGACAGCTGCCGTTTGTGGGAGATCGGCACAGGCAAAGTTTTAGATAAAGATCGGTTTCGTAAAGACATGGGCGAGGTCAAAGAGTCTTACGAAGTGGTTTTAAGTCGTTTACAAGAAAAGTTTAAGGCATAAGGGTGGTGTTATGAAGTTTGGGATTCAAGTTTTACCTAAAAAAGAAGTATTAGACAGTCAGGGACGTGCAGTGGAAGATGTCTTTAAAAAAGAAGGCTTTAAGCTTAAGTCCTGCACTGTGGGCAAATACATTGAAATTGAACTGGCAGAATCTAATGACGACAAGGCCCTACAGCAGATCAAAAAGATGTCTGAGTATGTGCTTTATAACCCCTTGATTGAAACCATTCAGATTGAAAAATTAGAAGTAAGATAAGGAAAGACTATGTCGACTCAAAAAGTAGGTGTGACACGTTTTCTGGGTACAAATTGTGACCGTGACATTTGGAAGGCCTGCGAAAATCTAGGATTAACACCCGAGTGGCTGTGGCATGAAGATCAGTTTAACATTGAGGATTACCGTGCCCTCATTATTCCTGGAGGATTCAGTTACGGGGATTATCTACGCTGTGGGGCTTTGGCCGCAAAAAGTGCAGTGATGAAGTCTGTAACAGAAGCAGCTAAAAAGGGTGTTCCTATTTTGGGGATATGTAACGGTTTTCAGATTCTTTGTGAAACTAAGCTTTTGCCAGGGGTTTTGCTGCGTAACGAAGGTCTAAAATTTATTGATGATTGGGTGGAACTTAAAGCCAGCACACAGAATAAAAATTGGAATTTTCCTAAAACCCTTAAGATGCCTATTGCTCATGGTGAAGGTCGTTATTTTATAGATTCTGAAAGTTTAAAAAAACTGCAAGACCGTGATCAGATTTGGGTCACCTACGCATCTTCGAATCCCAATGGCTCCGTGCAAGACATCGCGGGCGTGATTGGTTCTGTGGATGATAAAACTATGAACATTGGTGGGCTGATGCCTCATCCAGAAAGAGCGATGAAAGACTGGATGGGTTCTACAGACGGGCAAACTTTATTGGCTCAATTTTTACAGGTGTAACCATGAACTTAGAAGAAAAAATATCTTACTACCGTTTGAATAAAGAAGAGTACAACAAGATCTGTGACCTTTTAGGACGAGAGCCTCAAGGTGTAGAATGGGCTTTATTTTCTGCCCTATGGAGTGAGCATTGCAGTTATAAAAGTTCAAGACGCCACTTTAAAAAATTCTTTGCAGAATCTCCAAGACTTGTTGAAGGCTTTGGTGAAAATGCAGGCGTGATTGATTTAGGTGAAGGGGAAAGAGTCGGCTTTAAAATGGAAAGCCACAATCACCCGTCCTTCATCGAACCGTATCAAGGAGCCGCCACAGGTGTGGGTGGAATTTTAAGAGATATTTTTACGATGGGGGCTCGTCCTATTGCTTTAGGAAACTATCTTTGTTTTGGCAGATCTGATGCCCCTCGAATGCAAGATTTAGTCAGTGGTGTGGTCAGTGGTATTGCAGGTTATGGAAACTGCGTGGGTGTACCGAATGTGACAGGACAAACGGAATTTCACTCTAGTTATGATGAGAACATTTTGGTCAATGCTTTTGCTTTAGGTTATTTTGGTAAAGAAGATGTGTTAGTCACCTCTAAAGCAAAAGGTGAGGGCAACTATGTGGTGTACGTGGGGGCCAAGACAGGTCGAGACGGAATCCATGGCGCAAGTATGGCCAGTGAATCCTTTGAAGACGGCGATGAGAGCAAGCGTCCCACCGTGCAGATCGGGGACCCCTTCTTTGAAAAACTTTTGATTGAAAGCTGTTTGGATGTGATCAATCAAAATCTAGTGGTGGCCATTCAAGATATGGGAGCTGCGGGCTTAACAAGCTCAAGTTTTGAGATGTCCTCTAAAGGGGGAGTAGGGCTAGATATGAGTCTGGATCAAGTTCCTCTTCGTGATGCCTCTATGAGCCCTGAAGACATTTTACTTTCTGAAAGCCAAGAACGTATGCTCTTGGTGTGCCTACCTGAAAAATTTGAAGCTCTTAAAAAGGTCTTTCACAAATGGAACCTGGAAGCTACAAAAATTGGAGAGGTGGTTAAGGACAAAAAGATCACTCTGCGTTGGCATGGTGAGGTCTTAACTTCTCTTGATCCTGATCTTTTGGTGGAGAACTCTCCTAATTATGAGCGTAAATTTATTCCTTATAGTGGGATTAAAAATTCTAAAGTGGTGGAGTTCAGTCAGCCTCCCGAATTTTATCTGCGTGATCTCTTTACTCAGATTCAGGCGACCAGTCGTCAGTGGATCTATAGACAGTATGATCAGCGTGTGGGGGCCAATACGGCAAGAGACTGCGGTGACGATGTGGGTGTGGTGATGTTGCCTGAAACCCAAAGACCACTAGGTATTGTTTTAGGGTGTCGTCCTGCACTGATGCGTGGGGATGCCTATGTCGGGGCACAAGACGCCATCTTTTATCCTGCTATTGAGTTAGCTCTTAAAGGGCTTGAACCCTTAGCGGTGACAGACTGTTTGAATTACGGCAACCCTGAAAAAGAAAATGTCATGACGGATTTTGTGGCCTCTATTGAAGGCATAAGTTCGGCGTGTCGTGCTTTGAAGGCCCCTGTGATCAGCGGGAATGTGAGTTTTTATAACGAAACCAGAGGTCAAAACATCACACCTACGCCTAGCACAGGGCTTGTGGGTTTAGGGGAAGACATCGCGCATGTCCCTCATAGCACTTGGCAGAAAGAAGGGGATGTCATTTATAAAATCACTTCACCTGATGCCGTGAAGTGGTCAGGGTATTTTTATGACCAAAGTTTAGAGGTAGAACAACAAAAGACACGAGGAAAAGCCCTTGCAAATGATGCGGCCCCCTCTATGACATTAACTGCAAGTGGTGGGTCTAATGCTACGACGGCTATTGCAACAACAGGAACAACAAGTGGTGGAGTGAGCGGAGCCTTAAATGTGGAGGCTCTTGCGGGTTTTGTGAAGGGGCTCACGTCCTTGGTGCGCCAGTTTACTCCTAGCTCTTCTAAAATAGTGGGCAAGTATGGGCTGCTTTATACTTTATTCAAGATGAATGGTGAAAATTCACAGTTTTCATCTTATTTGCAAATAGATTTTGACAGCGAGAGCCTTTTCCGTGAAAAACTATACGAAGTGGTGCTGGCTTTGTCTGCTGACAAGGTCGAAGAGTTTGAAAACTTTGTGTCCACAACACATCCTGATTGGCAGATGCAAAAGATAGGTCAAGTGACTAAGAGTGATAAGATCGTCATTGCAGATGCTAGTGGGCAAGAGCTTCAAACTTTTTCAAGCAAAGATCTTGGCATCCAGTATAAAAAAGGATGGTCCAATGCATTCTCAAGATTGCAATAGTGTAAAGCTACCTGTGTTAAAAAATATCTTCACAGACAAGATCAAAAATGTAAGTGATACGAATGAGGCCATCTCTGTGGAATCAAAAGCGCAGAGATCTTATCAACACAGTTCCGTAGAAGCTACGA
This window of the Pseudobdellovibrionaceae bacterium genome carries:
- the purB gene encoding adenylosuccinate lyase, which translates into the protein MIERYTLPAMQAIWDLENRFKCMQEVEVAVALVQADLNIIPKQAAQDIAAKSKFSVPRIAEIEAETKHDVIAFVSNLAENVGDSGKYIHYGLTSSDVIDTATSLQIKKAGELVSQKIVDLKAALKKLILEHSSTLCSGRTHGMHAEPTTFGMKLLGFYVELSRNEQRFSAAIEQASIGKLSGAVGTYSVLDRDVEVNVCKALGLTPETVATQVIPRDRHAEVIYAISMLGAGLERLSVELRHLQRTEVAEVYEGFSKGQKGSSAMPHKKNPISAENLTGIARLLRGYLVAAHENIALWHERDISHSSVERVIFPDAFILIHYALDRMTQVLGRLEVDKERMKKNMDGSNGHLFSSHVLLALIETGLSREDAYKIVQRNAHALQVGEHLRDKLLQDPEVSSRVNAQTLDQIFSGQRHIESIQKIIPRVLG
- a CDS encoding phosphoribosylaminoimidazolesuccinocarboxamide synthase, which encodes MTQVQSQHFKRGDLQYEGKAKQAYAVKGDEDKMWLSFKDSLTAFNALKKGSFEDKGKVNLSITEIIFNELHKHDIKTHWVTRVGDTDLVVQKLEMIPLEVVIRNVLAGSTAKKFEMQSGEVLNPPIYELFYKNDALGDPFINDSQALFLKAVTSQEDLLRIQKIALKINEILQNIFKAIDIQLVDFKIEFGWGKDGEIHLGDEISPDSCRLWEIGTGKVLDKDRFRKDMGEVKESYEVVLSRLQEKFKA
- the purS gene encoding phosphoribosylformylglycinamidine synthase subunit PurS is translated as MKFGIQVLPKKEVLDSQGRAVEDVFKKEGFKLKSCTVGKYIEIELAESNDDKALQQIKKMSEYVLYNPLIETIQIEKLEVR
- the purQ gene encoding phosphoribosylformylglycinamidine synthase subunit PurQ; the protein is MSTQKVGVTRFLGTNCDRDIWKACENLGLTPEWLWHEDQFNIEDYRALIIPGGFSYGDYLRCGALAAKSAVMKSVTEAAKKGVPILGICNGFQILCETKLLPGVLLRNEGLKFIDDWVELKASTQNKNWNFPKTLKMPIAHGEGRYFIDSESLKKLQDRDQIWVTYASSNPNGSVQDIAGVIGSVDDKTMNIGGLMPHPERAMKDWMGSTDGQTLLAQFLQV
- the purL gene encoding phosphoribosylformylglycinamidine synthase subunit PurL, which codes for MNLEEKISYYRLNKEEYNKICDLLGREPQGVEWALFSALWSEHCSYKSSRRHFKKFFAESPRLVEGFGENAGVIDLGEGERVGFKMESHNHPSFIEPYQGAATGVGGILRDIFTMGARPIALGNYLCFGRSDAPRMQDLVSGVVSGIAGYGNCVGVPNVTGQTEFHSSYDENILVNAFALGYFGKEDVLVTSKAKGEGNYVVYVGAKTGRDGIHGASMASESFEDGDESKRPTVQIGDPFFEKLLIESCLDVINQNLVVAIQDMGAAGLTSSSFEMSSKGGVGLDMSLDQVPLRDASMSPEDILLSESQERMLLVCLPEKFEALKKVFHKWNLEATKIGEVVKDKKITLRWHGEVLTSLDPDLLVENSPNYERKFIPYSGIKNSKVVEFSQPPEFYLRDLFTQIQATSRQWIYRQYDQRVGANTARDCGDDVGVVMLPETQRPLGIVLGCRPALMRGDAYVGAQDAIFYPAIELALKGLEPLAVTDCLNYGNPEKENVMTDFVASIEGISSACRALKAPVISGNVSFYNETRGQNITPTPSTGLVGLGEDIAHVPHSTWQKEGDVIYKITSPDAVKWSGYFYDQSLEVEQQKTRGKALANDAAPSMTLTASGGSNATTAIATTGTTSGGVSGALNVEALAGFVKGLTSLVRQFTPSSSKIVGKYGLLYTLFKMNGENSQFSSYLQIDFDSESLFREKLYEVVLALSADKVEEFENFVSTTHPDWQMQKIGQVTKSDKIVIADASGQELQTFSSKDLGIQYKKGWSNAFSRLQ